The following coding sequences are from one Cyanobacteriota bacterium window:
- a CDS encoding SDR family NAD-dependent epimerase/dehydratase, translating to VDIVTTPTNDNRSYHISSAKIKEELGFVPQHTIEEAARDLVAAFKQGLIPNPMTNILYYNIKTMQAIDLK from the coding sequence GGTGGATATTGTGACCACTCCCACCAATGACAATCGCTCGTACCACATCTCCTCTGCCAAAATCAAAGAGGAGCTAGGATTCGTACCCCAGCATACGATCGAAGAAGCAGCTAGGGATTTGGTGGCGGCCTTCAAGCAGGGTCTAATTCCCAATCCTATGACTAATATTTTGTACTACAACATCAAAACCATGCAGGCGATTGACCTGAAGTAA